In the Rubripirellula tenax genome, one interval contains:
- a CDS encoding sulfatase-like hydrolase/transferase produces MKIRNTTLLLFTLCCWNATIAGETTRPNILFIFADDIGQEVLQCYGGQSYETPNLNELARTGMKFTNASSMPVCHPSRLTLMSGKYPFRHGKVGWGDYPKEAEAHTFSNHLQRAGYKTGIAGKWQLCLLGDDPLHPRRMGFDHWDLFGWHEGPRYYEPMIHQNGKVRTDTLGHYGPDLYVRSVIDFMKRNRDQPFLAYYSMAVAHEVTDDLTPPVPHGPFGRYDNYAEMVAETDRNVGRLVAAVNALELREKTLILFVADNGTPPEIIIRAEGNDLIKVPVVSRCNGLDIPGGKKQLTNAGTNVPMIANWSGAIGPGQVVHDLVDFSDFLPTFMDLAGQPIPDDANLDGVSFADRLRGLAASPRSFAYCEEAVLPKPGGVEPDGKSSGLKWVRTQDWKLYNDGRLFHMSEDPHEQYPHAASEDEVTRSAIRTQLLGFFEDLNAPARVNR; encoded by the coding sequence ATGAAGATTCGAAATACAACGCTGCTATTGTTCACTTTGTGCTGCTGGAACGCCACCATCGCGGGCGAGACGACGCGGCCCAACATTCTGTTCATCTTTGCCGATGACATCGGACAGGAGGTGTTGCAGTGCTATGGAGGCCAGTCCTACGAGACTCCGAACCTGAATGAACTGGCACGGACCGGCATGAAGTTCACAAACGCTTCTAGCATGCCGGTGTGTCACCCGTCGCGATTGACATTGATGTCAGGAAAGTACCCGTTTCGACACGGCAAGGTGGGCTGGGGAGACTACCCCAAGGAAGCCGAAGCTCACACGTTTTCAAACCATCTGCAACGGGCGGGATACAAGACCGGCATCGCTGGCAAATGGCAGCTTTGTTTGCTGGGCGACGACCCGCTGCACCCCAGGCGAATGGGATTCGACCACTGGGACCTATTTGGCTGGCACGAAGGACCTCGGTACTACGAGCCGATGATTCATCAGAACGGCAAAGTGCGAACCGATACGCTCGGCCACTACGGTCCGGACTTGTACGTTCGAAGCGTCATTGATTTCATGAAGCGGAATCGTGACCAGCCTTTCCTGGCCTACTACTCGATGGCGGTTGCCCACGAAGTCACCGACGACCTGACACCACCGGTGCCACATGGACCGTTCGGGCGTTATGACAATTACGCTGAGATGGTGGCCGAGACGGACCGGAACGTTGGCCGATTGGTGGCAGCGGTGAATGCGCTGGAGCTTAGAGAAAAGACATTGATCTTGTTTGTGGCTGACAATGGAACGCCGCCCGAGATCATCATTCGAGCCGAGGGGAACGATCTGATAAAGGTGCCCGTGGTGTCCCGGTGCAACGGTCTGGATATCCCCGGCGGAAAGAAACAACTAACCAATGCTGGCACCAACGTACCGATGATCGCCAACTGGTCCGGCGCAATCGGGCCGGGCCAGGTGGTTCATGACCTAGTCGACTTCAGCGACTTCTTACCCACGTTCATGGATCTGGCTGGCCAACCGATCCCCGATGACGCCAACCTGGATGGCGTCAGCTTCGCCGATCGCCTGCGAGGCTTAGCTGCTTCCCCGCGTTCGTTTGCCTACTGCGAAGAAGCTGTCTTGCCGAAACCGGGTGGCGTCGAGCCTGATGGCAAAAGCTCGGGATTGAAATGGGTGCGCACCCAGGACTGGAAGCTCTACAACGACGGACGACTTTTTCATATGTCCGAAGATCCACATGAGCAGTATCCGCACGCGGCTTCGGAAGACGAAGTCACACGATCAGCAATACGCACACAGCTCCTTGGATTCTTCGAAGACTTGAACGCACCAGCGAGGGTCAATCGCTGA
- a CDS encoding peroxiredoxin: MSVLVTQQAPDFKATAVMPDGTFKDISLSDYKGKHVLLFFWPLDFTFVCPTEIIAFSDRTKDFADLGVQILGVSIDSHFTHLAWTNTKRDQGGIGKTEYPLIADLNKQISRDYDVLLDGGVALRGLFLIDKDGVVRHQVVNDLPLGRSVDEALRMVQALQYFEKNGEVCPANWKEGSRTIKPDVEKSKEFFGAEYAG; the protein is encoded by the coding sequence ATGAGCGTTTTGGTCACTCAGCAGGCTCCCGACTTCAAAGCCACCGCGGTGATGCCCGACGGAACTTTCAAAGACATCTCTTTGAGCGACTACAAGGGCAAGCATGTCCTACTGTTTTTCTGGCCCTTGGATTTTACGTTCGTTTGCCCAACGGAAATCATCGCGTTCAGCGATCGGACGAAAGACTTTGCCGATCTGGGTGTGCAAATTTTGGGCGTTTCAATCGACAGCCACTTCACCCACTTGGCATGGACGAACACCAAGCGTGACCAGGGTGGGATCGGGAAGACCGAATACCCGTTGATCGCCGATTTGAACAAGCAAATTTCGCGAGACTACGACGTGCTGCTTGACGGTGGCGTGGCATTGCGAGGTTTGTTCTTGATCGATAAAGACGGCGTCGTGCGTCACCAAGTCGTCAACGACTTGCCATTGGGCCGCAGCGTCGATGAAGCGCTGCGAATGGTGCAAGCACTTCAGTACTTCGAAAAGAACGGCGAAGTTTGCCCGGCCAACTGGAAAGAAGGCAGTCGCACGATCAAGCCAGATGTCGAGAAGAGCAAAGAGTTCTTTGGTGCTGAGTACGCTGGTTAG
- a CDS encoding sulfatase yields the protein MAVSLIRCWVVLMLVFWLTATADAQTPRPSVQRPNVQRPNILMIAIDDLNDWVEPLGGHPDVKTPFMQRLANRGITFTNAHCQAPLCNPSRTSLMSGRRPTTTGVYGLSPWIRDTSEFKSVRMMPQHFNDHGYRTLIGGKIYHGGYGKGKLQDEECDVWGPPAQVGIRPDQKLIPPTPGGNHNLMDWGTFDHRDEDKGDWAVASWAVDEIQKMPASGNQPFFLSVGFFLPHVPCYATQKWFDLYPEESVTMPPIVEGDREDTPLASWFIHWDLPEPRTSWLKANNQSKPLVRSYLACVSFVDSQVGRILDALDASPYADNTIVVLWSDHGYHLGEKAISGKNSLWARSTHVPLIFAGPGINERLRCEQPAELLDIYPTLCDLVGIVHSPGLEGISLRRQIESPTTVRKRPAICTHNVGNHSVCDQRWRYIVYVDGSEELYDRSIDPDERDNLMAPGSKISTEHRKVADRLAAWLPRDEKPLAIGSAARILERREKGYFWEDSLINPDEIVR from the coding sequence ATGGCCGTTTCGTTGATCCGCTGCTGGGTTGTTTTGATGTTGGTTTTTTGGTTGACGGCGACGGCCGATGCTCAAACACCGCGTCCCAGCGTACAGCGTCCCAACGTACAGCGTCCCAACATTTTGATGATCGCGATTGATGACTTGAATGACTGGGTCGAACCCCTTGGCGGTCATCCGGACGTGAAAACACCGTTCATGCAGCGGCTGGCCAACCGAGGTATCACGTTCACCAATGCTCATTGCCAAGCGCCGCTTTGCAATCCGAGCCGCACATCGCTGATGAGCGGGCGGCGTCCAACAACGACCGGTGTCTACGGGCTATCACCGTGGATTCGCGACACGTCTGAATTCAAGTCGGTCCGAATGATGCCCCAGCATTTCAATGATCACGGTTACCGAACGTTGATCGGTGGCAAGATTTATCATGGCGGTTACGGCAAAGGGAAACTTCAAGACGAGGAGTGCGACGTTTGGGGGCCACCTGCGCAAGTGGGGATTCGTCCCGACCAGAAGCTGATTCCCCCAACGCCAGGTGGAAATCACAATCTGATGGACTGGGGAACATTCGATCATCGCGACGAAGACAAGGGTGACTGGGCCGTGGCATCATGGGCCGTTGATGAAATTCAAAAGATGCCCGCCAGCGGTAATCAACCCTTCTTTTTGTCGGTCGGATTTTTTCTTCCTCACGTACCCTGTTACGCGACTCAAAAATGGTTCGATCTGTATCCGGAAGAATCGGTGACGATGCCGCCGATCGTCGAAGGTGACCGCGAAGACACTCCACTGGCGTCATGGTTCATCCACTGGGATCTTCCTGAACCGAGGACCAGTTGGTTGAAGGCGAACAATCAATCGAAGCCGTTGGTGCGTTCGTATCTCGCCTGTGTCAGTTTCGTCGACAGCCAAGTCGGTCGCATTTTGGATGCACTCGACGCGTCGCCGTACGCCGACAACACCATCGTCGTGCTTTGGAGCGACCATGGTTACCACCTGGGCGAAAAAGCAATCTCGGGCAAGAACTCGCTGTGGGCGCGGTCGACGCATGTGCCGTTGATTTTTGCAGGCCCGGGGATCAACGAGCGTCTGCGATGTGAACAGCCGGCCGAATTGCTGGACATTTACCCGACGCTATGCGACTTGGTCGGAATCGTTCACTCGCCGGGGTTGGAAGGGATCAGTCTGAGGCGTCAAATCGAGTCTCCGACCACCGTTCGCAAACGTCCGGCGATCTGCACACATAACGTCGGCAATCATTCGGTTTGTGACCAGCGATGGCGATACATTGTTTATGTCGATGGATCCGAAGAACTGTACGACCGATCGATCGACCCCGATGAACGTGACAACCTGATGGCGCCGGGCAGCAAAATTTCGACCGAACACCGAAAAGTCGCCGACCGCCTGGCCGCCTGGTTGCCGCGTGACGAAAAACCGCTGGCCATTGGCAGTGCCGCACGCATTCTGGAACGTCGCGAGAAGGGCTATTTTTGGGAGGATTCGTTGATCAATCCGGACGAAATCGTCCGCTGA